A single genomic interval of Streptomyces sp. 1222.5 harbors:
- a CDS encoding aldehyde dehydrogenase family protein encodes MKAHDGLYIDGAWRPAASTDEIEVVNPADERVIAKVPAGGAADVDSAVRAARAALPAWAATPPAERAARLTALRDALAARKDEIAETVTAELGSPLAFSQAVHAAVPLAVAGSYAELAATHSFEEKVGNSTVLHEPIGVVGAITPWNYPLHQIVAKVAPALAAGCTVVLKPAEDTPLTAQLFAEAVHEAGVPAGVFNLVTGLGPVAGQALAEHPGVDLVSFTGSTAVGRRIGAVAGGAVKKVALELGGKSANVILPSADLAKAVNVGVANVMSNSGQTCSAWTRMLVHRDRYDEAVELAAAAAAKYGDRIGPVVSAGQQARVRGYIEKGVAEGARLVAGGPDSPREKGYFVDPTVLADVTPEMTVAQEEIFGPVLTVLRYEDEEDALRIANGTVYGLAGAVWAADEAEAVAFARRMDTGQVDINGGRFNPLAPFGGYKQSGVGRELGAHGLTEYLQTKSLQF; translated from the coding sequence ATGAAGGCACACGACGGCCTGTACATCGACGGCGCCTGGCGCCCGGCCGCGAGCACGGACGAGATCGAGGTCGTGAACCCGGCCGACGAGCGGGTCATCGCCAAGGTCCCGGCGGGCGGCGCGGCGGACGTCGACTCCGCCGTACGCGCCGCGCGCGCCGCCCTTCCCGCCTGGGCCGCCACACCGCCGGCCGAGCGGGCCGCACGTCTCACCGCCCTCCGGGACGCCCTCGCGGCCCGCAAGGACGAGATCGCCGAGACGGTCACCGCGGAACTGGGCTCCCCCCTCGCGTTCTCCCAGGCGGTGCACGCGGCCGTACCCCTCGCGGTCGCCGGCTCCTACGCCGAGCTGGCCGCCACCCACTCCTTCGAGGAGAAGGTCGGCAACTCCACCGTCCTGCACGAGCCGATCGGGGTGGTGGGCGCGATCACCCCCTGGAACTACCCCCTCCACCAGATCGTCGCCAAGGTCGCCCCGGCGCTCGCCGCCGGCTGCACGGTCGTCCTCAAGCCCGCCGAGGACACCCCGCTCACCGCCCAGCTGTTCGCCGAGGCGGTGCACGAAGCGGGCGTACCGGCAGGCGTGTTCAACCTGGTCACCGGCCTCGGCCCGGTCGCCGGCCAGGCCCTCGCCGAGCACCCGGGCGTGGACCTGGTCTCCTTCACCGGCTCCACGGCGGTCGGCCGGAGGATCGGCGCGGTGGCCGGCGGCGCCGTCAAGAAGGTCGCCCTGGAGCTGGGCGGCAAGTCCGCCAACGTGATCCTGCCGAGCGCCGACCTCGCCAAGGCGGTCAACGTCGGCGTCGCCAACGTGATGTCCAACTCCGGCCAGACGTGCAGCGCCTGGACCCGCATGCTGGTCCACCGCGACCGGTACGACGAGGCCGTCGAGCTGGCCGCGGCCGCCGCCGCGAAGTACGGCGACCGCATCGGTCCGGTGGTGAGCGCCGGGCAGCAGGCCCGGGTGCGCGGTTACATCGAGAAGGGTGTCGCCGAGGGTGCCCGCCTCGTCGCCGGCGGCCCCGACTCCCCGCGCGAGAAGGGCTACTTCGTCGACCCGACGGTCCTCGCCGACGTCACCCCGGAGATGACCGTCGCCCAGGAGGAGATCTTCGGCCCGGTCCTCACCGTCCTGCGCTACGAGGACGAGGAGGACGCCCTGCGCATCGCCAACGGCACGGTGTACGGCCTCGCGGGCGCCGTGTGGGCCGCGGACGAGGCCGAGGCCGTCGCCTTCGCCCGGCGCATGGACACCGGCCAGGTCGACATCAACGGCGGCCGGTTCAACCCCCTCGCGCCCTTCGGCGGCTACAAGCAGTCGGGCGTGGGCCGGGAACTCGGCGCGCACGGCCTCACCGAGTACCTCCAGACCAAATC